A genomic window from Cytobacillus suaedae includes:
- the pepF gene encoding oligoendopeptidase F, whose product MSTTFTKLPKRNEIPEEYTWRLEDMFATDQEWEKQFTLVKDALPFVAKFKGTLKDSAENIVNLFKLQDDLSIKLGQLATYAFMRNDQDTTNSLYQGLKARIDSLVSQFSAAFSFVVPELLSIPENTLLNYIDSHEELKIYEHLIKDINRARPHVLSADEEALLAQVADVTSGSRTTFSMLNNADLKFPSIETENGETVEITHGRYGRLMESTDRRIRKETFLGLNSTYNKHRNTLASTLSGQVKKDNFFATVHGYDNARQAALHKHNIPESVYDTLIETVSDHLHLLQRYISLRKKLLGVAELNMYDLSTPLVQDVKMEVSYEEAKDLVIEGMKPLGEEYGELLKTIFSDRRIDVYENVGKRNGAYSTGAYGAKPYILMNWQDSIRNVFTLAHELGHNVHRYYTQNYQPFAYGKYSTFVAEVASTANEALLNDYLLKITTDQTKQLYLLNNYLQGFVGTVFRQTQFAEFEHKIHILAQNGEPLTADTLSALYYDLNKKYFGDEINVNKEIEIEWARIPHFYMTYYVFQYATGFSAATALSKQILDEGAPAVERYTDFLKAGCSDYPIEVLKKAGVDMTTAEPIKEALKVFEEKLEYMESILLK is encoded by the coding sequence ATGTCAACTACTTTTACTAAATTACCAAAGAGAAATGAAATACCTGAAGAGTATACCTGGCGTTTAGAGGATATGTTTGCTACTGACCAGGAGTGGGAGAAGCAATTCACGCTAGTAAAGGACGCACTTCCATTTGTAGCTAAGTTCAAAGGTACGTTAAAAGACTCTGCGGAAAATATTGTGAACCTATTTAAATTACAGGATGACTTGTCTATTAAATTAGGTCAGTTAGCGACGTATGCGTTTATGCGAAATGACCAGGATACGACGAATAGTCTTTATCAAGGACTAAAAGCAAGAATTGATAGTTTAGTTTCTCAGTTCTCGGCTGCATTCTCGTTTGTAGTCCCAGAGTTATTGTCTATTCCAGAGAATACTCTATTAAACTATATTGACAGTCATGAGGAACTAAAGATTTATGAGCATTTAATAAAAGATATTAATCGTGCTCGTCCACATGTTTTATCTGCAGATGAGGAAGCGTTATTAGCTCAAGTGGCTGATGTAACAAGTGGTTCTAGAACGACTTTTAGTATGTTGAACAATGCAGATTTAAAATTTCCATCCATTGAAACAGAGAATGGAGAAACAGTAGAAATTACCCATGGAAGATATGGGCGATTAATGGAAAGCACAGATCGTCGAATTCGAAAAGAAACCTTCCTTGGTCTTAATAGTACATATAATAAACATCGAAATACATTGGCTAGTACGTTAAGCGGCCAGGTTAAAAAAGACAATTTCTTTGCAACTGTCCATGGCTATGACAATGCTAGGCAAGCTGCGCTTCATAAACATAATATTCCTGAAAGTGTGTATGACACGCTAATTGAAACAGTAAGTGACCATCTACACCTCCTTCAGCGCTATATTTCGCTTCGAAAGAAGCTCCTAGGTGTTGCTGAACTAAATATGTACGATTTATCGACCCCACTTGTACAGGATGTAAAGATGGAAGTTTCCTATGAAGAAGCGAAAGATTTAGTAATTGAAGGTATGAAGCCTTTAGGTGAGGAATACGGTGAGCTTTTAAAAACAATCTTCTCTGACAGAAGAATCGATGTGTATGAGAATGTAGGAAAAAGAAATGGTGCGTATTCAACTGGAGCCTATGGTGCGAAACCTTATATTCTAATGAACTGGCAGGATAGTATTCGTAACGTATTTACCCTTGCTCATGAATTGGGCCATAATGTACATCGTTATTATACGCAAAACTATCAGCCATTTGCATATGGGAAATATTCAACCTTTGTTGCAGAGGTTGCATCGACCGCCAATGAAGCTTTATTAAATGATTACCTTTTAAAAATAACTACAGATCAAACAAAGCAGCTTTACTTGTTGAACAATTACCTTCAAGGGTTTGTAGGAACTGTTTTCCGCCAAACACAGTTTGCTGAATTTGAACATAAAATTCATATTCTTGCTCAAAATGGCGAGCCATTAACAGCCGATACACTATCAGCATTATACTATGACCTGAACAAGAAGTACTTTGGTGATGAGATTAATGTTAATAAAGAAATAGAAATCGAGTGGGCACGAATTCCACATTTTTATATGACCTATTATGTGTTCCAGTATGCGACTGGATTTAGTGCTGCAACAGCACTTTCAAAGCAAATCTTAGATGAAGGTGCTCCAGCAGTTGAACGCTATACGGATTTCTTAAAAGCAGGCTGCTCAGACTACCCTATTGAAGTCTTGAAAAAAGCAGGCGTTGATATGACAACTGCTGAACCAATAAAAGAAGCACTAAAAGTCTTCGAAGAAAAACTTGAATATATGGAAAGCATCTTGTTGAAATAA
- a CDS encoding deoxyribonuclease IV, protein MKFGSHISIRNGYFQAAKEASRIGGRAFQYFPKNPRSLSVKVFDEKDANQCAVFCKENGIESIAHTPYATNLAVPEHKADDMVAAILNDLEIANACGSIGVVVHFGVSKNENDPLEGYRWMIHILNQVLSKWEGKSKILIENNAGKSGPMGTTLEELVQVRSLTDFPEKIGFCLDTCHAFASGIWNGDNWSELESKGIELDYFTNLQAIHLNNSMYPTKSMRDRHANINNGCITVEQMKEFILSKTVKELAMVLETPSSAQFTHKDEIEFLKKLVT, encoded by the coding sequence ATGAAATTTGGAAGTCATATCAGCATTCGAAATGGCTATTTTCAAGCGGCAAAGGAAGCGTCTCGAATTGGGGGAAGGGCATTTCAATATTTTCCTAAAAATCCGCGAAGTTTATCCGTCAAAGTGTTTGATGAGAAGGATGCCAATCAATGTGCTGTCTTTTGTAAGGAAAACGGAATAGAGTCGATTGCACATACACCTTACGCGACGAATTTAGCTGTGCCCGAGCATAAAGCCGATGATATGGTAGCTGCTATTCTTAATGATTTAGAAATTGCAAACGCATGTGGATCAATCGGTGTAGTTGTTCATTTTGGCGTATCCAAAAATGAAAATGATCCTTTAGAGGGGTATCGGTGGATGATCCATATTCTAAATCAGGTTCTCTCTAAGTGGGAGGGGAAGAGTAAGATTTTGATTGAAAATAATGCAGGTAAAAGTGGACCGATGGGTACAACACTAGAAGAGTTAGTTCAGGTACGCTCTCTTACCGATTTTCCAGAAAAGATTGGTTTTTGTTTAGATACCTGCCATGCATTTGCTAGTGGAATTTGGAATGGTGATAACTGGAGTGAACTGGAATCTAAAGGGATTGAGTTAGATTACTTTACAAATCTCCAGGCTATCCATTTAAATAACTCGATGTATCCTACTAAATCGATGAGAGACCGTCATGCAAATATCAATAATGGTTGTATTACAGTAGAGCAAATGAAAGAGTTTATTTTATCGAAAACAGTGAAGGAATTGGCGATGGTATTAGAGACTCCATCGTCTGCTCAATTTACTCATAAAGATGAGATTGAGTTTTTGAAAAAATTAGTTACATAG
- a CDS encoding MFS transporter, with amino-acid sequence MWKNRNVWILLSGELIAGLGLWMGIIGNLEFLQQHVPSDFLKSLILFTGLLAGVFVAPLAGRIIDSYKKKPVLIAAGIGRMVSVLFMFLALEYQSIWWMVLFMISIQLSAAFYFPALQSLIPMIVREKDLLQMNGVHMNIATIARIIGTALAGAMLLIMSLHSLYLASLIAYALLLVATFMLKIDEESVPKKPKVPGEKKKGGFKEVIPVIKGYPIVLMTLILTVVPMLFLGGFNLMVINISELQDDATIKGLLYTAEGICFMLGAFIVKRIADGKDQLKLMLLFTFVVSISQLSLYFADIKIMSLISFGVFGLALGFFFPIAATIFQTKIPKEYHGRFFSFRGMLDRVLFQVVLLGTGLFLDTIGLKNMVLVFGSISLALVLYYTVRNSKNPMITQDHTNQQA; translated from the coding sequence ATGTGGAAAAATAGAAATGTTTGGATTCTTCTTAGCGGGGAATTAATTGCCGGGTTAGGCTTATGGATGGGAATTATCGGAAACCTAGAATTCCTTCAGCAACATGTACCTTCTGATTTCTTAAAATCATTAATCCTCTTCACCGGACTACTTGCAGGTGTGTTTGTAGCCCCTTTAGCAGGTAGAATTATAGATTCCTATAAGAAAAAGCCAGTACTTATTGCTGCAGGGATAGGAAGAATGGTCAGTGTCTTATTTATGTTTTTAGCACTCGAATACCAATCCATTTGGTGGATGGTTTTGTTTATGATTAGCATCCAACTTTCTGCAGCCTTTTATTTTCCTGCATTACAATCATTAATTCCTATGATTGTACGTGAGAAAGATTTGCTGCAAATGAATGGTGTGCATATGAACATTGCTACTATCGCTCGAATTATTGGTACGGCCTTAGCGGGGGCAATGCTTCTCATCATGAGTTTACATTCACTTTATCTCGCTTCGTTGATTGCATATGCATTATTATTAGTCGCTACGTTTATGCTGAAAATAGATGAGGAAAGTGTACCTAAGAAACCTAAAGTCCCTGGAGAAAAGAAGAAGGGTGGCTTTAAAGAAGTTATTCCTGTAATTAAAGGATATCCGATTGTTTTAATGACACTCATCTTAACCGTTGTTCCAATGTTATTCCTTGGTGGCTTCAACCTCATGGTTATTAACATCAGTGAACTTCAGGATGATGCAACGATTAAAGGCCTTCTTTATACGGCTGAAGGTATTTGCTTTATGTTAGGAGCATTTATTGTAAAACGCATAGCAGACGGAAAAGACCAATTGAAATTAATGCTTTTATTTACCTTTGTTGTCTCAATTTCACAGCTATCACTGTACTTCGCAGATATAAAAATCATGTCTTTAATCTCTTTTGGAGTATTCGGTCTTGCACTAGGGTTTTTCTTTCCAATTGCAGCGACTATATTTCAAACAAAAATTCCAAAAGAATACCACGGGCGTTTCTTTTCGTTTAGAGGGATGCTTGACCGTGTTCTCTTCCAAGTAGTATTATTAGGAACCGGCTTGTTCTTAGATACAATTGGACTAAAAAACATGGTTCTGGTTTTTGGTAGCATTTCATTAGCACTCGTTTTATACTATACTGTAAGGAATAGTAAAAATCCTATGATTACACAAGATCACACAAATCAACAAGCTTGA
- a CDS encoding GNAT family N-acetyltransferase yields MKLKVYESPNEFLEKVEDFLLKEEVVNNLALGLLYTLNKPNSHYKDAFLACVQKDETPVLVMVMTPPYNLILYGTGEAVTEGIKVAVTSIKGTGMNLLGVIGPEALAEEFASEWLQQVGCGLEIKMEQKIYKLEKVNKVPLSNGKLRLATEDDLELIVDWTYQFSLVTPEQLTLEGARKLAERGIEESSIFIWDDNGPVSMAKKARPTKNGIVVNLVFTPQEFQRKGYATTCVAQVSQQLLNEGFTFCSLYTDLANPISNSIYMKIGYEPIIDSVVYGFLYEREEA; encoded by the coding sequence ATGAAGCTAAAAGTATATGAAAGTCCAAACGAATTTTTAGAAAAGGTAGAGGATTTTCTTTTAAAGGAAGAGGTTGTGAACAATCTTGCTTTAGGACTACTCTACACTTTAAATAAACCTAACTCACATTATAAGGATGCCTTTTTAGCTTGTGTGCAAAAAGATGAGACTCCTGTTTTAGTAATGGTTATGACGCCTCCATATAATCTAATTCTTTATGGAACTGGTGAAGCCGTAACTGAAGGAATAAAGGTAGCGGTTACCTCTATTAAAGGTACAGGAATGAATCTTCTCGGAGTTATAGGACCCGAAGCGTTAGCAGAAGAGTTTGCTAGTGAATGGTTACAACAGGTAGGTTGTGGGCTGGAAATAAAAATGGAGCAAAAAATTTACAAGCTTGAAAAGGTAAATAAAGTTCCTCTAAGCAATGGGAAACTCAGGTTAGCAACAGAGGATGACTTGGAGTTAATTGTTGATTGGACGTATCAGTTTTCATTGGTGACCCCAGAGCAGCTGACTTTAGAAGGAGCAAGAAAACTTGCAGAGCGGGGTATCGAGGAGTCTTCTATTTTTATTTGGGATGATAATGGACCTGTTTCAATGGCTAAAAAAGCAAGACCAACAAAAAATGGGATTGTTGTAAATCTAGTGTTCACCCCACAGGAGTTTCAACGAAAAGGGTACGCAACTACTTGTGTAGCACAAGTTAGTCAACAGCTACTGAATGAGGGTTTTACTTTTTGTAGCTTGTATACAGATTTAGCCAATCCTATATCAAATAGCATTTATATGAAGATAGGATATGAACCGATTATTGATTCAGTAGTGTATGGATTTTTATATGAACGTGAAGAGGCCTAG
- a CDS encoding arginine--tRNA ligase, whose product MDFKLNVAEMIKASTTVELDVEAIASLIEVPKHKAHGDYAFPCFVLAKSLKKAPQMIATELSGEIKGELIDSIEPVGPYLNFHLNREFVSKETLKMILAANENYGTVALGKGEKITIDFSSPNIAKPFSMGHLRSTMIGNSLALIAEKCGYESVRINHIGDWGTQFGKLIVAYKNWGNEEKVQQNPIKELFTLYTLFHEKADQDNSLNDEARAWFKRLEDGDEEARRLWKWFRDESLKEFEKIYTLLGVQFSSNHGEAFYNDKMEPVIELLAKKNLLVTSDGAEVVELEELELPPCLIKKSDGATLYATRDLAAAMYRQSTYQFEKAFYVVGNEQTLHFKQVFAVLKKLGFAWANEMVHIPFGMILKDGKKMSTRKGKVVLLEEVLDETISSAKRIILEKNPSLQNKDEVAEQVGVGAVVFHDLKNFRMNDIEFSIDEMLKFEGETGPYVQYTHARACSILRKAGYSASEGNINGFKDDYSWQVAKLLQDFPTIIERAFEQHDPSQIAKYVVNLSQAFNKFYGNVKILDDKENLNSKLSLVYSVTLVLKEGLRLLGISAPAEM is encoded by the coding sequence ATGGATTTTAAATTAAATGTTGCCGAGATGATTAAAGCATCAACAACAGTTGAACTTGACGTAGAAGCAATCGCATCACTAATTGAAGTACCAAAACACAAAGCTCATGGTGATTATGCTTTTCCATGCTTCGTTTTAGCCAAATCTTTAAAAAAAGCACCACAAATGATTGCTACAGAATTAAGTGGAGAAATAAAAGGTGAACTAATTGATAGTATTGAACCAGTTGGGCCTTATTTAAATTTTCACCTTAACCGAGAATTCGTCAGCAAAGAAACCTTGAAGATGATTTTAGCTGCCAATGAAAACTATGGAACAGTAGCTTTAGGTAAAGGAGAAAAAATCACAATTGACTTTTCTTCCCCAAATATTGCAAAGCCATTTTCAATGGGACATCTACGTTCAACGATGATTGGAAATTCACTTGCTCTCATTGCTGAGAAATGTGGATATGAAAGTGTGAGAATTAATCATATTGGAGATTGGGGAACGCAGTTTGGAAAGCTAATTGTGGCTTATAAGAATTGGGGTAACGAGGAAAAGGTTCAGCAAAACCCAATTAAAGAACTTTTCACTCTTTACACTCTATTTCATGAGAAAGCTGACCAAGATAATAGTTTAAATGATGAAGCAAGAGCATGGTTTAAACGCCTTGAGGACGGGGATGAAGAAGCGAGAAGACTATGGAAATGGTTCAGAGATGAATCATTAAAAGAGTTTGAGAAAATCTACACTCTTCTAGGTGTTCAGTTTTCGTCTAATCATGGAGAAGCTTTTTATAACGATAAAATGGAGCCAGTCATCGAGCTATTGGCTAAGAAAAACTTGCTTGTAACTTCGGACGGGGCGGAGGTTGTAGAGCTAGAGGAGCTAGAACTACCTCCTTGCTTAATCAAAAAATCTGATGGAGCAACTCTGTATGCAACAAGAGACCTAGCTGCAGCAATGTACCGTCAATCTACGTATCAGTTTGAAAAAGCCTTTTATGTAGTTGGAAATGAGCAAACCTTACACTTTAAGCAGGTCTTTGCTGTATTAAAAAAACTGGGCTTTGCTTGGGCTAACGAAATGGTGCATATACCATTTGGCATGATCCTTAAAGATGGCAAGAAAATGTCAACAAGAAAAGGAAAGGTTGTTTTACTAGAGGAAGTATTAGATGAAACTATTTCTTCCGCAAAACGTATTATTTTAGAGAAGAACCCTAGTCTCCAAAACAAAGATGAGGTTGCGGAACAAGTTGGGGTCGGGGCAGTTGTCTTCCATGATCTAAAGAACTTCCGTATGAATGATATTGAATTTTCAATTGATGAAATGTTGAAGTTTGAAGGTGAAACAGGACCTTATGTTCAGTACACTCATGCAAGGGCGTGTTCTATTTTACGAAAAGCTGGATATAGTGCAAGTGAAGGTAACATTAATGGTTTTAAAGATGACTACAGTTGGCAAGTGGCTAAACTACTTCAAGACTTCCCAACTATCATTGAGAGGGCGTTTGAGCAGCATGACCCATCGCAAATAGCGAAATATGTGGTTAATCTTTCACAAGCTTTTAACAAGTTCTATGGGAATGTAAAAATACTAGATGACAAAGAAAACCTTAATTCTAAGTTATCATTAGTTTATAGTGTTACGTTGGTTCTGAAAGAAGGCTTACGACTATTAGGTATTAGTGCACCTGCAGAAATGTAG
- a CDS encoding MATE family efflux transporter: protein MEQTHGYRQKYKQFLIILLPILVTQLGLFAMNFFDVMMSGHVSANDLAGVAIGSSFWVPVFTGLSGILLAITPIVAQLVGSKDKKQVPFMVMQGIYVSVFVSILVVILGFISLDFLLGKMSLDPEVHRIAKEYLIALSFGIIPLFVYSVLRSFIDGLGLTRVSMFITLLSLPINVIFNYLLIFGKFGFPQLGGVGAGYATAITYWCITLISVYIVVKQVPFTQYKVFNKLQSVSFKAWKEILKIGVPIGFAIFFETSIFSAVTLLMSTFDTVTIASHQAALNFASFLYMIPLSISMALTIVIGFEVGAKRLKDAREYSILGVGVAVGLSAVLAAFIYLFRDQVAAIYTKDPAVLALTKQFLIYAIFFQLSDAIAAPIQGALRGYKDVNTTLVMALISYWVIGLPVGVVLATYTSLGAFGYWIGLIVGLAAGAIGLSSRLMIVQKQVRLEMKKSAS, encoded by the coding sequence ATGGAACAAACACATGGTTATCGACAAAAATATAAACAGTTTTTAATTATTTTACTACCTATCCTCGTGACACAGCTTGGCCTGTTTGCAATGAATTTTTTTGATGTCATGATGTCTGGACATGTAAGTGCAAATGACCTTGCAGGCGTGGCAATCGGTTCAAGCTTTTGGGTTCCCGTCTTTACAGGGCTAAGTGGGATCTTATTGGCTATTACCCCAATTGTCGCTCAACTAGTTGGGTCAAAGGACAAAAAACAAGTTCCTTTTATGGTTATGCAAGGCATCTATGTATCTGTTTTTGTCTCAATCCTAGTTGTTATTTTAGGTTTTATTTCTCTAGATTTTCTATTAGGAAAAATGAGTTTAGACCCTGAAGTACATCGAATTGCAAAAGAATACTTAATTGCATTATCTTTTGGGATTATCCCTTTATTTGTCTATTCAGTATTGCGCTCATTTATTGATGGATTGGGCCTTACAAGGGTTTCGATGTTCATAACCCTTCTTTCTTTACCTATCAATGTTATTTTTAACTATTTACTGATTTTTGGAAAGTTTGGCTTTCCACAATTAGGTGGTGTGGGTGCTGGTTACGCAACTGCGATTACCTACTGGTGTATTACTCTTATCTCTGTTTATATAGTTGTAAAACAGGTACCTTTTACACAATATAAGGTATTTAACAAGTTGCAGTCTGTATCCTTTAAGGCATGGAAAGAAATTTTAAAAATTGGTGTTCCTATAGGTTTTGCCATCTTTTTTGAAACGAGTATCTTTTCGGCAGTGACTTTGTTAATGAGCACATTTGATACAGTGACAATTGCTTCACACCAAGCAGCACTTAATTTTGCATCATTTTTATACATGATCCCATTAAGTATTTCAATGGCACTAACGATCGTCATAGGCTTTGAAGTGGGAGCAAAACGTCTAAAGGATGCACGGGAGTATAGTATATTAGGCGTTGGTGTTGCAGTAGGTTTATCAGCCGTTCTTGCAGCATTCATCTATCTTTTTAGAGATCAAGTTGCCGCAATCTATACAAAAGACCCGGCTGTATTAGCTTTAACCAAGCAGTTCTTAATTTACGCGATTTTCTTTCAGCTATCTGACGCAATTGCCGCTCCAATTCAAGGTGCACTTCGCGGCTATAAAGATGTAAATACAACCTTGGTTATGGCCCTTATCTCTTATTGGGTAATCGGTCTACCAGTTGGAGTCGTATTAGCTACGTATACATCACTTGGGGCATTTGGCTATTGGATTGGACTAATCGTAGGTTTAGCAGCAGGGGCAATTGGGTTATCGAGTCGATTAATGATTGTTCAGAAACAAGTGAGATTAGAAATGAAAAAATCAGCCAGTTAA
- a CDS encoding NUDIX domain-containing protein — MNRTIRTSIKALIIENEKILLIKKQDEDGFYYLFPGGGQEHGETMHEALRRECLEELGYEIVIEDLTFIREYIGKNHEHAEYDQDVHQNEYMFVCHLNKKVSPIEPSNPDDDQIGTEWLSLSEIERFRVYPQALKQWLKGDIHKAPVYLGDIN, encoded by the coding sequence ATGAATAGAACTATTCGAACATCGATTAAAGCACTAATTATTGAAAATGAAAAAATACTCTTGATTAAGAAACAGGACGAGGATGGTTTTTATTATCTGTTTCCAGGCGGAGGACAGGAACATGGTGAAACGATGCACGAAGCCCTAAGACGTGAATGCCTTGAGGAGCTAGGCTATGAAATTGTAATTGAAGACTTAACGTTCATTCGAGAGTACATTGGTAAAAATCATGAGCATGCCGAATATGACCAAGATGTCCATCAAAATGAGTATATGTTTGTCTGCCATTTAAACAAGAAGGTATCACCGATTGAACCTTCTAATCCAGATGATGACCAAATAGGAACAGAGTGGTTATCGTTAAGTGAGATAGAGAGATTTAGAGTGTATCCTCAGGCATTGAAACAATGGTTAAAAGGGGATATTCATAAAGCTCCTGTTTATTTGGGCGATATTAATTAG